Within Acinetobacter sp. LoGeW2-3, the genomic segment AAAGCAAAAGGCTGATTTTCTTTACGTACTTTCAGCAGGATAATACCGATGATGGCTCCAACGAGTGAGGAAAGCAACACGATTAGAGGGAGCATTAAGGGTCCCATCCAAGCACCTAAAGCAGCCAGCAACTTAAAGTCGCCATAGCCCATGCCTTCTTTACCTGTAATAATTTTAAACAGGTAATACACGATCCATAAGCACAAGAAGCCAATGATATAGCCCCAAATTGCAGACGTTGGTGAGGTATAAATTGCATAGCTATTTATTCCCAAACCTAAGGCTGCCAGAGGCAGGGTATAGCGGTCTGGCAATAACTGGGTGTCGAAGTCAATAAAGGTCAGTGCAATAAGGATATAAGTAAGTACCAGACCAAACAGCATTTGAATGGTTGGACCAAATACAGCTAAGACAGTCAATGCACAAACGGCTGTTAGAGCTTCAATAAATGGATAACGGGCACTGATCAGATTTTGGCAAGAACCACATTTTCCACGTAAAGCTAGCCAGCTGATCAACGGAATATTCTGATACCAGCGAATCGGTGTCTGACATTTTGGGCAGGTTGACGCAGGCTTACTTAAGGTGAGTTTGCTTTCCTCAATGATCGGTTGATCAGGATATAAAAATAACTGGCAATCAGTACGCCATTCCTGTTCCATCATTTTAGGGGTGCGGTAGATCACTACATTCAGGAAACTACCGATGCAGAGACTAAAAAGCCCGACTGCAATATAGAGTGCAGTCGGGGTTTGGATTAAATAATTAATGATTTCACTAAACAAAATAATAAGCCTTCTAATTATCCAACCACTGAACCCATCTGGAAGATTGGTAGGTACATCGCAATCACAAGACCACCTACTAGAACACCAAGAATAGCCATAATCAATGGTTCCATCATGGAAGTCAGACCATCAACAGCATTATCAACTTCATTTTCATAATGGGTCGCGACTTTATCCAGCATGGCATCAAGTGCACCAGATTCTTCACCAATAGACACCATTTGCACAGCCATAGATGGAAATTTGTTGGTGACACGCATGGCAAATTGAAGCTGTTGACCAGTAGCAACATCTTCACGGATTTTCATCACTGCTTCTTCATAGACCACGTTATTGGTTGCACCGGCAGTAGATTCCAGTGCATCAATTAAAGGTACACCGGCTGCAAAGGTTGTTGCGAGCGTACGGCTGTAACGGGCGATAATCGCTTTATAGACTAAGTCACCAAAGATAGGAGCTTTCAGTGCAGCTTTATCGAGTAGGTCACGGAATTTTTTACTGCGTTTTTTTGCTTCCAGAAAAGCTGTAATAGCAATACCTATAAAGATAATTAATAGGAACCAGTACTGCTGGAACCAGTTAGACATATTTACAACCATCTGAGTAAAAGCAGGTAGATCAGCGCCAAAGCCTTGGAAAAGTTCTTGGAATACTGGGACTACTTTTACCATCAAAATGATCGTAACGATGGCTGCCACTACAAGGACAGTTGCTGGATATTTCATGGCTTTTTTAATTTTCTGCTTTAACAGCTCACTTTTTTCTTTATAGATCGCGACACGATCCAGCATGGTTTCTAAAGCACCGGATTGCTCACCCGATTCAACCAAAGAACAAAATAGCTTATCGAAGTACTGAGGGTATTTACGCAGCGCCCCAGCAAAGGTATTTCCGCCCTCAACCTCACCTTTAATGCCGAGTACAACTTCTCGCATAGATGGATTTTCAAGACCTTCTGCGACGATTTCAAAGCCTTGCACTAAGGGTACGCCGGCTTTCATCATGGTTGCGAGTTGACGGGTGAAAATAGTGATATCCAGTGTGGTCACTTTTTTCTTCATCAGACCTTCAAGAATATTCTTCTTTTTCTCTCGAATACTCTTGATGCTGATGCCCTGTTTACGCAACGTGACCTTAGCCAAGGCGAGGTTACGTGCAGGCATTTCCCCTTTAATTTTTACACCTTTACGGTCTACCCCTTCATAGGTGAAGGTCGGCATCATTTGACCTTTTTTCACTGAAGCCATGCGTTTATCCTTATTTTATATCAGCACGATCATTCGCTGGTAACACGATTGACTTCCTGAAGAGAAGTCACCCCCTGCATTACCTTTAATAACCCTGACCGGCGTAAATTGTTAAAACCTGCGCGTGCGGAAGCTTCGGCAATTTCAATGGCATTGCCATCTTCCATAATAATACGTGAAATCTCCGGTGTCACTTTCATGACTTCATAAATACCGACTCGACCTTTATAACCTTCCCGGCATTCATTACATCCGGCAGGTTCAAAAATCTTAAATTCCGGGTCCTGTAAATCCTGTTCAGTAAAACCCATTTCCAGCAGGCTCTGACGTGGAATATCTGCTGGTTTTTTGCAGTGAGGACAGAGGCGACGAGCCAGACGCTGGGCAATCACCAGATTGACCGAGGTGGCAATATTAAAAGACGGCACACCCATATTCCGTAAACGGGTCAGTGTTTCAGGTGCGCTGTTGGTATGCAGCGTTGACATCACCATGTGTCCTGTTTGTGCCGCCTTAATCGCAATCTCTGCTGTTTCCAGGTCACGGATCTCGCCGACCATGACAATGTCCGGATCCTGACGCAGGAAAGATTTCAATGCGGCAGAGAAGGTGAGACCTACTTTATTGTTGACGTTGACCTGGTTAATTCCTTGCAGGTTAATTTCGACTGGATCTTCAGCCGTAGAAATATTGGTATCTTCACGATTCAAGATATTTAAACCAGTATATAAAGACACGGTTTTACCAGAACCTGTTGGACCAGTAATCAATAGCATGCCTTGGGGCTTATCCAGCGCTTCCATAAACAATGCTTTTTGATCGGGTTCATAGCCAAGCGCATCAATACCTAGCATGGCACTGGATGGATCCAGAATACGCAGTACTAACTTTTCACCGAATAGGGTCGGTAGCGAGTTGACACGGAAATCAATCGCTTTATTTTTAGAAAGCTTTAACTTAATACGTCCATCTTGTGGAATACGTTTCTCCGAAATATCCATCTGGGACATAACCTTAAGACGGGATGCCAGACGCGTTGCCAGTTGTAAAGGCGGCGTAGCGATTTGACGAAGTACGCCATCGACACGATAACGCACGCGGTACATTTTTTCATAAGGCTCAAAGTGCAAGTCCGATGCACCCATACGAATCGCATCAATCAGTAATTTATTAATATATTTAACGATTGGAGCTTCATCAGCTTTAGTGTCATCCTCATTGTCTTGAGTTGGATCAGCTGTATCTACATCGACATCTAGATCAAAATCATCATCAAATTCAAAGGTACTTTCTTCAGTAAAATTCTGTTCAATCAGTTTTTCGAGTTTGTTGTGTTCAACAATAATGGTTTCAATGTTGAGTTTAGTTGCAAAGCGGACCGCATCAACTGCTTCTATATTGGTTGGATTACTAGTCGCGATAAATAGGATATTGGCATTTTTAAAGATCGGCAGTACGCGATGTTTGGTAATGATCTTTTCATCAAAATCTTCACGTACGATCAAGGCAGGATCATAGGCACTGATATCAAATAGTGGCTCACCGAATTCAAGAGAAATGGTTTCTGCAATTTTAGTTGGAGAGAGGCGCTGATGTTCAATTAGATAAGGAACAATATCGACTTTATCTTTTTTTGCGCTAGTTAAAGCACCCTGCATATCTTCTGCAGATATCACCCCTTCATCGACCAATCGACGAATAAACCCCGTAAATCTTGGAGATCCCTGAATTGCTGTCATGCTCTAATATGCCCGTGAATCAAAATTGTTTTAATTGCTTTATCAAAATTATACGTTGCTAACGTAAAATTACCATAGCGTAAAATGCTGCCTTCTTCCCATTAATATTCAAAATACTGAATTAATCGCAAGAAGTTATCCCCATATTATTAAGTGATAACAAAAAATGAGCAGTTTGAACAGACCTTGTACTGAAAATGCCGCAAGAAAACTCCTCTTCAAATTTTCCAATTCCGTGTAGAATGTGCCCAATTAAAGATAGGTATTCAGAATAGGTTGTTTATGTCGTTGTCGACGATTACCCCATGGGTAGTGGGTAACTGGAAGATGAACCCGCTTCAGGCAGATGCGCAGACATTGCTTCGTGGGGTGAAAGATTTGCTTGAATCTACACCAATTTCAGCAGAAAAGTGTCATTTAGGCGTAGCACCGGTAGCGATTGCACTGACTCAGGTTCAGACTGAACTGGCTTCTGCCGTTCGTCCGGTTTATACCGTTGCTCAGGATGTATCTCGTATTGCAGGCATGGGCGCATATACCGGTGAAGTAAGTGCTGAACTATTGGCAGACAGCGGTATTGGCTATGTCTTAGTTGGACATTCTGAACGCCGTGAGATCTTTGCTGAGTCACGTGAGATTCTGAATGCCAAAATCAGAAATGCTTTAAATGCTGGTTTGACTGTGATTTATTGCGTCGGTGAAAGTCTGGAACAGCGTGAAGCCGGGCAGGCGGAAGCTGTGGTATTACAGCAGATCTGTGATATCGCGACTGTGGTCGAAGCAGAGCAATGGAAAAATATTGTGATTGCCTATGAGCCGATCTGGGCGATTGGTACTGGCAAGACCGCTTCTCCAGAAGATGCACAAGCCATGCATGCCCAGATTCGTCAGGGCTTAAAACAAATTACCGGTTATGGTGAAACGACTGCAATTCTGTATGGTGGTAGTGTTAAACCGGAAAATGCAGTAGAGTTAGCAGCCTGCCCCGATATCAATGGGGCACTGGTGGGTGGTGCATCACTCAATGCTGAGTCATTCCATAAAATTGCTCAGGCATTTGCAAATACACAATAATTAGGAGTTCAGCATGCAAACTTTTGTGCTGGTAGTACATATTATCTTAGCGGTACTGATGATTGTCTTGATTTTAGTTCAGCATGGTAAGGGTGCGGATGCTGGTGCATCTTTCGGTGGTGGCGGTGCTGCGACCGTTTTTGGTGCTTCAGGCTCAGGTAATTTCCTGACTCGTTTGACGGCAGTGTTTACGGCATTATTCTTTATTACCAGCTTGACTTTAGCGGTATTTGCCAAAAAACAAACCACAGATGCCTACAGTTTGAATAGCGTTCAAACGACGCAAACTGCACCAGCTCAATCGAATGAAACTTCACCAACTGCACCAAAAACTGGTGAATAATTTCGCTAAAGGCTTTCTTTTTGCGCATGATGAGAATAGAATGCCTGCAGCTGCGGTGGTGGTGGAATTGGTAGACACGCTACCTTGAGGTGGTAGTGCTTTCGGGCGTGGGGGTTCAAGTCCCCCCTTCCGCACCAACTTATAATCCAGAAATTTAAGTTGGTGTATGCAGCTAAAAAAACTTCTGTTGTTGCGGGATGGAGCAGTCTGGTAGCTCGTCGGGCTCATAACCCGAAGGTCGTTGGTTCAAATCCAGCTCCCGCTACCAATCAATCCTTTTAAAAGACGCAAACTTTCAAGAGGCAACTTAAACCAGTGTTAAGTTGAGAAGAGTTATTTGCATGTTGTTGCGGGATGGAGCAGTCTGGTAGCTCGTCGGGCTCATAACCCGAAGGTCGTTGGTTCAAATCCAGCTCCCGCTACCACTTTTAAGTGTGTAAGTTCGTGATTTGATGTGTTGTTGCTCGTCGGGCTCAACTCTTCATAAAGTCTCGAAGATCGTTGGTTAAATCCAACGCGCACCACCAATCCTTTGAAGATGCAAACTTTAAAGGCAGTTCTTTGAACTGAGAGTTTTTTGTACGCTGATGCGGGATGGAGCAGTCTGGTAGCTCGTCGGGCTCATAACCCGAAGGTCGTTGGTTCAAATCCAGCTCCCGCTACCACTTTTTGGAAAGTGTAGTTTCGTTATTTTAATCAGTTGCAAGCTCGTCGGGCTCAACTCTTTATAAAATCTCGAAGATCGTTGGAACAAAATCCAGTGAACGCTACCAATTTTTCAGCGACAAAAGACCAACATATCGTTAGCGATAGTTTTGATTGAAAACTTATCGTCTTTTGTATATAATTTTTGCACGTTGATGCGGGATGGAGCAGTCTGGTAGCTCGTCGGGCTCATAACCCGAAGGTCGTTGGTTCAAATCCAGCTCCCGCTACCAAGTTTCTTAAAAGAGGCTCACAACTATGGTGGGCCTTTTTGCACAGTGGGATTTGAAAAAATCCGAAATTGTGCATTAATTGGGGCGATTTACGCCCTTTTTTATTGGCTATCGTGTAGTGTCGACAAAATTTGGTCAAGTCTCCATGTTTCACTACTACTATAGTTTGTATTGGTTTGTAGTGGTCAAATAGATCATAAAATCGCACCAGATGACGAGAGTAAATGAAGCTATCAAATAAAACTCAAGCACTTCAGGACTTGATTGCACCTGCAGTTGAAGCCTGTGATGTAGATCTTTGGGGAATCGAATTTGTTCCTCAGGGTAAACGTTCTCTATTACGTATTTATATCGACAAGCCTGTCGATGAAACTGCTGAACCTGTTCTGAATGAAGACGGTGAAGTAGAGCAGGGCCGTGGGATTGGTGTACAAGACTGCGTGCGCGTAACCCAACAAGTGGGCGCGATGCTGGATGTACATGATCCGATTTCAGGTGAATATGCACTTGAAGTGTCGTCTCCGGGCTGGGACCGTCCATTCTTCCAGCTTCAGCAAATGGCAGATTATATCGGTCAGACCGTTGCGTTACGTCTGATTAGTGCGGTGGACAACCGTCGTAAATTCCAGGCAAAACTGGTTGCAGTCGACCTTGAAAATGAAATCATTCAGGTAGAAGTAGAAAAGCAGCAGGTTCTGGAAATCGACAGTCACAATATCGATAAAGCAAATTTGATCTATCAAGATTAACTAAATCAATAAGAATCTGAACGAATAGGTGACATATGGCACGTGAAATTCTTACCGTCGTTGAAACGGTTAGTAACGAAAAAGGTGTACCTCGTGAAGCAATTTTTGAAGCACTCGAACAAGCTTTAGTTGCAGCGACCAAGAAAAAGTTCTACGAAGGAACAAACTCGGAAGAAGCACGTCTACGTGTAGAAATCGATCGTAAAACTGGTGACTACCGTACTTTCCGTCAATGGGAAGTGGTTGCAGATGAAGATCATGAAATGCCGGCTTGCCAGGATGCAATTTCTGATGTGGATCCTGCACAATGGTCGATCGGTGACATTCGTGAGCTAGAAGTTGAATCAATCGATTTCGGTCGTATTGCTGCACAAATTGCCAAACAAGTGATTGTACAGAAGATTCGTGAAGCTGAACGTGCACTGGTTGCTGATGCCTATGAATCTAAAGTCGGTGAGCTGATCTACGGTGAAGTGAAAAAACAAACCAAAGACGGTTTCATTATTGACTTAGGGGACAATGCTGAAGCATATCTTGCACGTGAAGAAATGATTCCGAAGGAAATCCTTCGTCCAAAACAACGCGTGAATGCAATTCTTTTCAATGTGAACCGTGAAGGCCGTGGCGCTCAGCTACAGCTTTCTCGCGCAAAGCCTGAAATGCTAATCGCGTTGATGAAAAAAGAGATTCCAGAAATCTCTGAAGAAATCATTGAAATTAAGGCAGCCGCACGCCAGCCAGGTGTACGTGCCAAAATTGCAGTGAAAACAAATGACCATCGTATTGATCCGGTTGGTGCTTGTATTGGTATGCGTGGTACACGTATCCAGGCAGTACAACAGGAACTCAATGGTGAGCGTATTGATGTCGTAGTATGGTCAGATGATCCTGCTCAGTACATTGCAAGCGCTCTTGAACCAGCAGATGTATCTAGTATCGTCATCGATGAAGATGCACGTACTGCAGACATCATTTTCGCAACGAGTGATCAATTGGCTCGTGCGATTGGTTCACAGGGTCAAAACGTTCGTCTGGCATCTGAATTGACTGGCTACAAGCTGGACATGATGCTGGAAGAAGAATACTACGCACGTCAGCAAAGCGAAGCGCAAAAATACCTGGACATGTTTGTAACACGTCTGGATATTGCTGAAGATTTGGCTATGGCGTTGGTAGAAATGGGCTTCACCTCGCTTGAAGAAATTGCATACGTACCTGCAGAAACGTTTGATGAAATCGAACTGGATGCGGAACTGGTTGAACTACTGCAAAGCCGTGCAAAAGAAGTTGCACTTGCTGATGCATTACAACAGCAAGAAAACGTACAAGCGCCAAGTGAAGAACTTGTTGCAATGGAAGGCATGACAGCAGAGATCGCGCAAGCTCTAGCAGCTCGTGGTGTGGTAACAGTGGATGACCTGGCAGATCAGGCAACTGACGATATCGCAGATATTGAAGGTTTAGGCGCTGAAAAAGCGGGTCAGCTCATTATGAAAGCGCGCGAATCATGGTTTAACTAGGAGGTAGTATATGACGGACAAGTCGATTAAAGAGTTAGCCCTCAAATTGGGTCGCCCAGTTGAGAAGCTCCTGGAACAGGTTCGTGAGGCAGGTTTACCACAGAGCAAATCTGACGATATTATTACCGCCGAACAACAAGATCACCTGATGAGCCATGTGAAAAAATCACAAGGTTCGGATGGTCATGCAGGACAAATCACGTTGAAACGTAAAACGACTAGTACGGCTAAAGTAGCCAGTACTTCGGGTAAGGCAAAGACTATTAATGTAGAAGTTCGCAAGAAGCATACATTTACTAAGCCTGATCCAGAACAAATCAAGGCAGAAGCACTTGCAAAAGCGCAAGCTGAACAGCAAGCAAAAGCTGAAGCTGAGCAAAAGCCAGCAGCGCAAAAGCCAGCTGATGCACCGAAATCAGGCACAAACAACGCTAGCAAAGCATTAGAAGCAATGCGTGCTGCTGCGAAACAAACTAGCGACAAGCAAGAAGTTTCTAAAGCGGCTGTCGTTGTAAAACGCAAATCTACAAACAAACCAATCGTGAAGCAGGTTGTT encodes:
- a CDS encoding type II secretion system F family protein, which translates into the protein MASVKKGQMMPTFTYEGVDRKGVKIKGEMPARNLALAKVTLRKQGISIKSIREKKKNILEGLMKKKVTTLDITIFTRQLATMMKAGVPLVQGFEIVAEGLENPSMREVVLGIKGEVEGGNTFAGALRKYPQYFDKLFCSLVESGEQSGALETMLDRVAIYKEKSELLKQKIKKAMKYPATVLVVAAIVTIILMVKVVPVFQELFQGFGADLPAFTQMVVNMSNWFQQYWFLLIIFIGIAITAFLEAKKRSKKFRDLLDKAALKAPIFGDLVYKAIIARYSRTLATTFAAGVPLIDALESTAGATNNVVYEEAVMKIREDVATGQQLQFAMRVTNKFPSMAVQMVSIGEESGALDAMLDKVATHYENEVDNAVDGLTSMMEPLIMAILGVLVGGLVIAMYLPIFQMGSVVG
- the pilB gene encoding type IV-A pilus assembly ATPase PilB is translated as MTAIQGSPRFTGFIRRLVDEGVISAEDMQGALTSAKKDKVDIVPYLIEHQRLSPTKIAETISLEFGEPLFDISAYDPALIVREDFDEKIITKHRVLPIFKNANILFIATSNPTNIEAVDAVRFATKLNIETIIVEHNKLEKLIEQNFTEESTFEFDDDFDLDVDVDTADPTQDNEDDTKADEAPIVKYINKLLIDAIRMGASDLHFEPYEKMYRVRYRVDGVLRQIATPPLQLATRLASRLKVMSQMDISEKRIPQDGRIKLKLSKNKAIDFRVNSLPTLFGEKLVLRILDPSSAMLGIDALGYEPDQKALFMEALDKPQGMLLITGPTGSGKTVSLYTGLNILNREDTNISTAEDPVEINLQGINQVNVNNKVGLTFSAALKSFLRQDPDIVMVGEIRDLETAEIAIKAAQTGHMVMSTLHTNSAPETLTRLRNMGVPSFNIATSVNLVIAQRLARRLCPHCKKPADIPRQSLLEMGFTEQDLQDPEFKIFEPAGCNECREGYKGRVGIYEVMKVTPEISRIIMEDGNAIEIAEASARAGFNNLRRSGLLKVMQGVTSLQEVNRVTSE
- the rimP gene encoding ribosome maturation factor RimP codes for the protein MKLSNKTQALQDLIAPAVEACDVDLWGIEFVPQGKRSLLRIYIDKPVDETAEPVLNEDGEVEQGRGIGVQDCVRVTQQVGAMLDVHDPISGEYALEVSSPGWDRPFFQLQQMADYIGQTVALRLISAVDNRRKFQAKLVAVDLENEIIQVEVEKQQVLEIDSHNIDKANLIYQD
- the nusA gene encoding transcription termination factor NusA; protein product: MAREILTVVETVSNEKGVPREAIFEALEQALVAATKKKFYEGTNSEEARLRVEIDRKTGDYRTFRQWEVVADEDHEMPACQDAISDVDPAQWSIGDIRELEVESIDFGRIAAQIAKQVIVQKIREAERALVADAYESKVGELIYGEVKKQTKDGFIIDLGDNAEAYLAREEMIPKEILRPKQRVNAILFNVNREGRGAQLQLSRAKPEMLIALMKKEIPEISEEIIEIKAAARQPGVRAKIAVKTNDHRIDPVGACIGMRGTRIQAVQQELNGERIDVVVWSDDPAQYIASALEPADVSSIVIDEDARTADIIFATSDQLARAIGSQGQNVRLASELTGYKLDMMLEEEYYARQQSEAQKYLDMFVTRLDIAEDLAMALVEMGFTSLEEIAYVPAETFDEIELDAELVELLQSRAKEVALADALQQQENVQAPSEELVAMEGMTAEIAQALAARGVVTVDDLADQATDDIADIEGLGAEKAGQLIMKARESWFN
- the secG gene encoding preprotein translocase subunit SecG yields the protein MQTFVLVVHIILAVLMIVLILVQHGKGADAGASFGGGGAATVFGASGSGNFLTRLTAVFTALFFITSLTLAVFAKKQTTDAYSLNSVQTTQTAPAQSNETSPTAPKTGE
- a CDS encoding prepilin peptidase, which translates into the protein MFSEIINYLIQTPTALYIAVGLFSLCIGSFLNVVIYRTPKMMEQEWRTDCQLFLYPDQPIIEESKLTLSKPASTCPKCQTPIRWYQNIPLISWLALRGKCGSCQNLISARYPFIEALTAVCALTVLAVFGPTIQMLFGLVLTYILIALTFIDFDTQLLPDRYTLPLAALGLGINSYAIYTSPTSAIWGYIIGFLCLWIVYYLFKIITGKEGMGYGDFKLLAALGAWMGPLMLPLIVLLSSLVGAIIGIILLKVRKENQPFAFGPYIAIAGWIAFLWGEQIMKVYLGQ
- the tpiA gene encoding triose-phosphate isomerase, with product MSLSTITPWVVGNWKMNPLQADAQTLLRGVKDLLESTPISAEKCHLGVAPVAIALTQVQTELASAVRPVYTVAQDVSRIAGMGAYTGEVSAELLADSGIGYVLVGHSERREIFAESREILNAKIRNALNAGLTVIYCVGESLEQREAGQAEAVVLQQICDIATVVEAEQWKNIVIAYEPIWAIGTGKTASPEDAQAMHAQIRQGLKQITGYGETTAILYGGSVKPENAVELAACPDINGALVGGASLNAESFHKIAQAFANTQ